From the Lysobacterales bacterium genome, one window contains:
- a CDS encoding tetratricopeptide repeat protein, which produces MPAPESGVDARRALQEFERLSELSTEACAEALQALAETSPALAAEVRALLAADAAQGLLDRAAPLTAVVEHESEHARLDRSNERIGSYRLVERIGRGGMGDVYRAVRDADGFNQIVALKLLRRGLDSEDIVRRFVQERRILARLEHPGIARMIDGGLSGDGLPWFAMELVDGIPITEFARGRSLGLRSRIELLLAVCDAVDYAHRRLIVHRDLKPSNVLVTMDGAPRLLDFGIAKLLDQDETSALTGTGVRLLSPAYATPEQLAGEPVGITTDVYALGLMLYELLTDTLPQARRDGTLATLHQAVQVSPVAPSASGTQGQTSIRLRALAGDLDTITLKALALEPDRRYASAAALADDLRRYLDGHPIAARPDTLSYRVGKFVRRHRGGVAAALVSVMALVSGLGFALWQADLARAQAHRADAEAQRAEAHLLRATELGARTKRVKEFLMSVFQQEDPLRRDERGALTMTEAFEDALKRIDTELVDDPSLRVDLLDDFGEILANQGRFDEAETLFKRALALAEKTHGPDHPAVAESLLNLSVVAHFRGRDDGSKQRLQRAIGILEQSAETDPEALANALSSMAAVQRGEGDLVTATANTRRAADLLSKHRSGSTVHLAALYNLSILLIDQEQYDEAEPLIREVVALTEANQGKNAAPLAMLLSSLEQVLAHRGAFDEEFAVGARRLEIARKNLPADHPWLAGALASHGWQYVQKGDWPQGEQMLTDAIAMLRRNGDTDTSLLGALRQLGESQRRRGEVGLAFATFEEAYAQCRETGATNNLMCATIRANRAGADALRGNGAAALAEADLALAELRERFPNSHDEQAQALESRAAALFALSRHDDAVTAQREAVALFQQIYGGATRPAAQASLDRYLAAAAAAN; this is translated from the coding sequence ATGCCAGCGCCTGAATCCGGCGTCGACGCACGCCGCGCATTGCAGGAATTCGAGCGGTTGTCGGAACTCTCGACCGAGGCCTGCGCAGAGGCACTGCAGGCGTTGGCCGAGACGTCCCCGGCGCTGGCGGCCGAAGTGCGCGCCCTGCTTGCGGCCGATGCCGCGCAGGGCTTGCTCGATCGCGCCGCGCCGCTGACCGCGGTGGTCGAACACGAGTCGGAACATGCGCGGCTCGACCGCAGCAACGAACGCATCGGCTCCTATCGGCTGGTTGAACGCATCGGTCGCGGCGGCATGGGCGATGTCTATCGTGCCGTTCGCGATGCCGACGGCTTCAATCAGATCGTCGCGCTGAAGCTGCTGCGCCGCGGTCTCGACTCCGAGGACATCGTGCGCCGGTTCGTGCAGGAGCGGCGCATTCTGGCGCGCCTCGAACATCCGGGCATCGCGCGCATGATCGATGGCGGTCTCAGTGGCGACGGGCTGCCCTGGTTCGCGATGGAGCTGGTCGACGGCATTCCGATCACCGAGTTCGCGCGCGGCCGCTCGCTCGGGCTCCGCTCGCGCATCGAACTGCTGCTCGCCGTCTGCGATGCGGTGGACTATGCGCATCGGCGCCTGATCGTGCATCGCGACCTGAAGCCGTCGAACGTGCTGGTCACCATGGACGGCGCCCCGCGCCTGCTCGACTTCGGCATCGCCAAGCTGCTCGATCAGGACGAGACCAGCGCGCTCACTGGCACCGGCGTGCGACTGCTGTCGCCGGCTTACGCGACTCCCGAACAGCTGGCCGGCGAGCCGGTCGGCATCACCACCGATGTGTATGCGCTCGGATTGATGCTCTACGAGCTACTCACCGACACCCTGCCGCAAGCACGGCGTGACGGCACCCTCGCGACTTTGCATCAGGCAGTGCAGGTCTCGCCGGTGGCACCGAGCGCCTCCGGAACACAGGGGCAGACCAGCATTCGCCTGCGCGCGCTGGCCGGCGACCTCGACACGATCACGCTCAAGGCGCTCGCGCTGGAGCCCGACCGTCGCTATGCCTCGGCGGCCGCGTTGGCGGACGATCTGCGCCGATACCTCGATGGCCATCCGATCGCCGCCCGACCGGATACCTTGAGCTATCGCGTCGGCAAGTTCGTGCGGCGTCATCGTGGCGGGGTGGCTGCGGCACTGGTGAGTGTGATGGCGCTGGTCAGCGGCCTCGGCTTCGCGCTCTGGCAAGCCGACCTCGCCCGTGCGCAGGCGCATCGCGCCGATGCCGAGGCACAACGCGCCGAAGCACATCTGCTGCGTGCGACGGAACTCGGTGCGCGGACGAAGCGCGTCAAGGAGTTCCTGATGTCGGTCTTCCAGCAGGAGGATCCGCTGCGCCGTGACGAACGCGGTGCCTTGACGATGACCGAAGCCTTCGAGGATGCACTGAAGCGCATCGACACCGAACTGGTCGACGACCCCAGCCTGCGCGTCGACCTGCTCGATGACTTCGGCGAGATCCTCGCCAACCAGGGCCGGTTCGACGAGGCCGAAACGCTGTTCAAGCGTGCGCTCGCGCTCGCGGAGAAGACCCACGGGCCTGACCATCCCGCGGTCGCCGAGTCGCTGTTGAACCTCTCGGTGGTGGCACATTTCCGCGGTCGCGACGACGGCAGCAAGCAGCGGCTTCAGCGCGCCATCGGCATTCTCGAACAGAGCGCCGAGACCGACCCGGAAGCGCTCGCCAACGCCCTGAGTTCGATGGCGGCCGTCCAGCGCGGCGAAGGCGACCTCGTGACCGCCACGGCGAACACGCGGCGTGCCGCCGACCTGCTGTCCAAGCATCGCAGTGGCAGCACCGTGCATCTGGCAGCGCTGTACAACCTGTCGATCCTGCTGATCGACCAGGAACAATATGACGAGGCCGAGCCGCTGATCCGCGAGGTCGTTGCGCTCACCGAGGCCAATCAGGGCAAGAATGCGGCGCCGCTGGCGATGCTGTTGTCCAGCCTTGAACAGGTGCTCGCGCACCGTGGCGCGTTCGACGAAGAGTTCGCCGTCGGCGCGCGGCGGCTCGAGATCGCGCGCAAGAATCTTCCCGCAGATCATCCCTGGCTGGCCGGCGCCCTGGCCAGCCATGGCTGGCAGTACGTGCAGAAAGGCGACTGGCCGCAGGGCGAGCAGATGCTGACGGATGCGATCGCGATGCTCCGTCGCAATGGCGACACCGACACCAGTCTCCTCGGTGCCCTTCGCCAACTCGGCGAAAGTCAACGACGTCGCGGCGAAGTCGGCTTGGCGTTCGCGACATTCGAGGAAGCCTATGCCCAATGTCGCGAAACCGGTGCGACCAACAACCTGATGTGCGCGACCATCCGCGCCAATCGCGCAGGCGCCGACGCCCTGCGCGGCAATGGCGCAGCTGCTCTGGCCGAAGCCGACCTCGCGCTCGCCGAGCTGCGCGAACGATTCCCCAATTCCCATGACGAACAGGCGCAGGCCCTGGAATCCCGTGCGGCGGCCTTGTTCGCGTTGTCTCGCCACGACGACGCCGTAACGGCACAGCGAGAAGCCGTCGCGCTGTTTCAGCAGATCTACGGTGGCGCCACGCGCCCGGCCGCCCAGGCCAGCCTTGACCGTTACCTCGCGGCTGCAGCGGCTGCAAATTGA
- the hydA gene encoding dihydropyrimidinase → MDTLIRGGTLIDAELSVRGDLLIRDGVIAVVGEDLEAPNGAQVIDAGGQYVMPGGIDPHTHMELPFMGTVASDDFYSGTAAGLAGGTTSIIDFVIPNPQQSLLAAFREWRGWAEKAAGDYSFHVAVTWWDDSVHREMGELATLHGVSSFKHFMAYKNAIMCDDEVLVNSFTRCLELGALPTVHAENGELVFRLQKQLLARGITGPEGHPLSRPPSVEGEAANRAIRIAEVLGAPLYIVHNSARQSLEAIVRARNEGQRVFGEVLAGHLVIDDSVYRDSDFTRAAAHVMSPPFRAPEHQKALWQGLQAGHLHTTATDHCCFCAPQKAAGKDDFTKIPNGCGGIEDRMSVLWHYGVNSGKLTPNEFVKVTSTNAAQIFNLYPKKGSLRIGADADLVVWDPNGSRTISAKTHHQNVDYNIFEGRTVQGIATHTFTRGHLAWIHGDLRAQRGHGRYVPRPLGGTYYEAVRKRTP, encoded by the coding sequence ATGGACACCCTGATTCGTGGCGGCACCCTGATCGATGCCGAACTGAGCGTGCGCGGCGACCTGCTGATCCGCGATGGCGTGATCGCCGTGGTCGGCGAAGACCTCGAGGCACCGAATGGCGCGCAAGTGATCGATGCCGGTGGCCAGTACGTGATGCCGGGCGGCATCGATCCGCACACGCACATGGAACTGCCGTTCATGGGCACGGTGGCCTCCGACGACTTCTACTCGGGCACCGCGGCGGGTCTGGCCGGCGGCACCACCAGCATCATCGACTTCGTCATTCCGAATCCGCAGCAGTCGCTGCTGGCGGCGTTCCGTGAATGGCGCGGATGGGCCGAGAAAGCCGCCGGTGATTACTCCTTCCACGTCGCGGTGACTTGGTGGGACGATTCGGTGCATCGCGAGATGGGTGAGCTCGCCACGCTACACGGCGTGTCCAGCTTCAAGCACTTCATGGCCTACAAGAACGCCATCATGTGCGACGACGAAGTGCTGGTGAACAGCTTCACGCGTTGCCTCGAACTCGGCGCCTTGCCGACCGTGCATGCGGAGAATGGCGAACTGGTGTTTCGCCTGCAGAAGCAGTTGCTGGCGCGTGGCATCACGGGGCCGGAGGGGCATCCGTTGTCGCGGCCGCCATCGGTCGAAGGCGAAGCCGCGAACCGCGCCATCCGCATCGCCGAAGTGCTCGGCGCGCCGCTGTACATCGTGCACAACTCGGCGCGGCAGTCGCTCGAAGCCATCGTGCGTGCGCGCAACGAAGGTCAGCGCGTGTTCGGCGAGGTCCTGGCTGGACATCTGGTCATCGACGACTCGGTCTATCGCGACAGCGATTTCACTCGTGCCGCCGCACACGTCATGAGCCCGCCGTTCCGCGCACCCGAGCACCAGAAGGCGCTGTGGCAAGGCCTGCAGGCCGGGCATTTGCACACGACCGCGACCGACCATTGCTGCTTCTGCGCGCCGCAAAAAGCAGCGGGCAAGGACGACTTCACCAAGATTCCGAATGGCTGCGGCGGCATCGAGGACCGCATGTCGGTGCTCTGGCATTACGGCGTGAACAGCGGCAAGTTGACCCCGAACGAATTCGTCAAGGTGACCAGTACGAACGCGGCACAGATCTTCAACCTGTACCCGAAGAAGGGCTCGCTGCGCATCGGCGCCGATGCCGACCTGGTGGTCTGGGACCCGAACGGCTCGCGCACGATCTCGGCGAAGACCCACCACCAGAACGTCGACTACAACATCTTCGAAGGCCGTACCGTCCAGGGCATCGCCACGCACACCTTCACCCGCGGCCACCTCGCCTGGATCCACGGCGACCTCCGCGCCCAACGCGGCCACGGCCGCTACGTCCCGCGCCCGTTGGGTGGCACCTATTACGAGGCGGTGCGCAAGCGAACACCGTGA
- a CDS encoding NCS1 family nucleobase:cation symporter-1, giving the protein MRSKAMDYDRAPPVSLDLINQDLMPTAKNDRTWTWYHYTALWIGMVMCIPSYTLAAGLIDQGMSPWQAVSTVLLGNAIVLVPMLLIGHAGAKYGIPYAVLVRSSFGTQGAKVPALLRAIVACGWYGIQTWFGGLAIYTLVNILAFDALKGAPLPWFGIDAGQLGCFVGFWLLQLYFVVHGTESIRWLESISAPIKIVICALVVWWALNATGGFSEIMAAPSQFEPGGKKEGLFWHTFWPSLTAMVGFWATLALNIPDFTRFARSQRDQLVGQSIGLPLPMALLALMSVIVTAATVVLFGSAIWDPVELAGRFSGLAVVLALFFLTLDTMCCNLAANLVGTAYDFSNLSPRRISYRAGALITAGIALLAMPWKILASTDGYIFTWLIGYSALLGPVAGIMLVDYFMIRRMQLDTEELYKEGGRYSYRGGWNPVAFLALILGVLPNLPGFLHAAGFVETVPAIFDAIYAYAWFVGLFVAAAIYLLFSKREK; this is encoded by the coding sequence ATGCGGTCGAAGGCGATGGACTACGACAGGGCGCCGCCGGTCAGTCTGGATCTGATCAACCAGGATCTGATGCCGACCGCGAAGAACGACCGGACCTGGACCTGGTACCACTACACCGCGTTGTGGATCGGCATGGTGATGTGTATCCCGTCCTACACGCTGGCGGCTGGCCTGATCGACCAGGGCATGTCGCCCTGGCAAGCGGTGTCGACCGTGCTGCTCGGCAATGCCATCGTGCTGGTGCCGATGTTGCTGATCGGCCATGCCGGGGCGAAGTACGGCATTCCCTATGCGGTGCTGGTGCGTTCATCGTTCGGCACGCAGGGCGCCAAGGTGCCGGCGCTGTTGCGCGCCATCGTGGCCTGCGGCTGGTACGGCATCCAGACCTGGTTCGGCGGTCTGGCGATCTACACGCTGGTCAACATTCTCGCGTTCGATGCGCTGAAGGGTGCACCTTTGCCCTGGTTCGGCATCGACGCCGGACAGCTCGGCTGCTTCGTCGGGTTCTGGTTGCTGCAGCTGTATTTCGTCGTGCACGGGACGGAATCGATCCGCTGGCTGGAATCGATTTCCGCGCCGATCAAGATCGTGATCTGCGCGCTGGTGGTGTGGTGGGCATTGAATGCCACCGGAGGCTTCTCCGAGATCATGGCCGCACCCTCGCAGTTCGAGCCGGGCGGCAAAAAGGAAGGCCTGTTCTGGCACACGTTCTGGCCGTCGCTCACGGCGATGGTCGGGTTCTGGGCGACGCTGGCACTGAATATTCCGGACTTCACGCGATTCGCGCGTTCGCAGCGTGACCAACTGGTGGGCCAGAGCATCGGTCTGCCCTTGCCGATGGCCCTGCTTGCGCTGATGTCGGTGATCGTCACGGCGGCGACGGTGGTGCTGTTCGGCAGCGCGATCTGGGACCCGGTCGAGCTCGCCGGCCGCTTTTCCGGCCTCGCCGTCGTGCTGGCGCTGTTCTTCCTGACCCTGGACACGATGTGCTGCAACCTGGCGGCCAATCTCGTGGGTACGGCCTACGATTTCTCGAACCTGTCGCCGCGCCGCATCAGCTATCGGGCCGGCGCGCTGATCACGGCCGGCATCGCCCTGCTGGCGATGCCCTGGAAGATCTTGGCCAGCACCGACGGCTACATCTTCACCTGGCTGATCGGCTATTCGGCCCTGCTCGGCCCGGTCGCCGGCATCATGCTCGTCGACTACTTCATGATCCGTCGCATGCAGCTGGATACCGAAGAGCTCTACAAGGAAGGCGGCCGCTACAGCTATCGCGGCGGCTGGAATCCGGTCGCTTTCCTCGCATTGATTCTCGGCGTGCTGCCGAACCTGCCCGGCTTCCTGCACGCTGCCGGATTCGTCGAAACGGTGCCTGCGATCTTCGACGCGATCTACGCGTATGCATGGTTCGTCGGTCTGTTTGTCGCTGCGGCAATCTATCTTCTGTTTTCGAAGCGAGAGAAATGA
- the preA gene encoding NAD-dependent dihydropyrimidine dehydrogenase subunit PreA produces the protein MADLSCNFVGVTSPNPFWLASAPPTDKAYNVIRAFEAGWGGVVWKTLGLDPPVVNVSSRYGAVQWNGQRMAGLNNIELISDRPLRTNLDEIREVKRAWPDRAMIVSLMVPCDEASWKYILPMVEDTGADAVELNFGCPHGMSERGMGAAVGQVPEYIEMVARWVKQHSKLPCIVKLTPNITDIRWPARAAHKGGTDAVSLINTINSITTIDLDLMAPTPTVDGKGTHGGYCGPAVRPIALNMVAEIARDPQTAGLPISAIGGIGTWRDAAEFIALGAGNVQVCTAAMHYGFRIVEDMISGLSNWMDSKGYKTIEDFRGRATKNVTDWKFLNLKYDIKARINQDLCIQCGLCHIACEDTAHQAILREKDGKRHFEVVDAECVGCNLCMHVCPVDDCITMERVDDGSFQNWTTHPNNPMAEKA, from the coding sequence ATGGCCGATCTATCGTGCAATTTCGTCGGCGTGACATCGCCGAATCCGTTTTGGCTGGCGTCCGCGCCGCCCACCGACAAGGCCTACAACGTCATCCGCGCCTTCGAGGCCGGATGGGGTGGCGTGGTCTGGAAGACGCTCGGGCTCGACCCGCCGGTGGTCAACGTGAGTTCGCGCTACGGCGCCGTGCAATGGAACGGCCAGCGCATGGCCGGTCTGAACAACATCGAGCTGATTTCCGACCGTCCGCTCCGCACCAACCTCGACGAGATTCGCGAGGTGAAACGGGCGTGGCCGGATCGCGCGATGATCGTGTCGCTGATGGTGCCCTGCGACGAGGCGAGCTGGAAATACATCCTGCCGATGGTCGAAGACACCGGTGCCGATGCGGTCGAGCTGAATTTCGGTTGTCCGCACGGCATGAGCGAACGCGGCATGGGCGCGGCGGTCGGGCAGGTGCCCGAATACATCGAGATGGTCGCGCGCTGGGTGAAGCAACACTCGAAGCTGCCCTGCATCGTCAAGCTGACGCCGAACATCACCGACATCCGCTGGCCGGCGCGTGCGGCGCACAAGGGCGGCACCGATGCGGTGTCGCTGATCAACACGATCAATTCGATCACCACGATCGACCTCGATCTGATGGCGCCGACCCCGACCGTCGACGGCAAGGGCACGCATGGCGGTTACTGCGGACCGGCGGTACGCCCGATCGCATTGAACATGGTCGCCGAGATCGCGCGCGATCCGCAGACGGCGGGTCTGCCGATCAGCGCCATCGGCGGCATCGGCACCTGGCGCGACGCCGCCGAATTCATCGCGCTCGGCGCCGGCAACGTGCAGGTCTGCACCGCAGCGATGCATTACGGCTTCCGCATCGTCGAGGACATGATCAGCGGCTTGTCGAACTGGATGGACAGCAAGGGCTACAAGACCATCGAGGACTTCCGCGGCCGCGCCACGAAGAACGTCACCGACTGGAAATTCCTGAACCTGAAGTACGACATCAAGGCGCGCATCAACCAGGATCTGTGCATCCAGTGCGGGCTCTGCCACATCGCCTGCGAGGACACCGCGCATCAGGCGATCCTGCGCGAGAAGGACGGCAAGCGCCATTTCGAGGTGGTCGACGCTGAATGCGTCGGCTGCAACCTGTGCATGCACGTCTGCCCGGTCGACGACTGCATCACGATGGAACGCGTCGACGATGGTTCGTTCCAGAACTGGACCACGCACCCGAACAATCCGATGGCGGAGAAGGCCTGA
- a CDS encoding NAD(P)-dependent oxidoreductase, which translates to MARKETGDIAAGRLMPAQLATNFSDVAPPLDRQRALIEASRCHFCYDAPCIQACPTAIDIPGFIRAISTDNLVGAASKILDANIFGGQCARVCPTEILCEGECVRNDPEDKPVEIGALQRYATDWVFEQDVQLFTRAERTGKRIAVVGAGPAGLACAHALALRGHEVEVFEARPKPGGLNEYGIAAYKVVDFSQREVEWLLSIGGIRVQYGKALGRDLQLSQLRREYDAVFLGLGLAGVNALGIADESLPGVRDAVDFIAELRQVADKAALPVGRRVVVIGGGNTAIDAAVQSKRLGAERVTLVYRRGADAMSATDHEQAFAQSEGVHVIHYAQPTELIERHGVVAGIRFEHTRIDAGKLIGCGEFFDLDADVVLKAIGQVMRSDGLSEAGVELLRLHKGRIAVDANFATSLAGVYAGGDCVGGKTDLTVQSVADGKHAAAAIHAHLTQA; encoded by the coding sequence ATGGCCAGAAAGGAAACCGGGGACATCGCGGCCGGTCGGCTGATGCCGGCACAACTCGCGACGAATTTTTCCGACGTGGCGCCGCCGCTCGATCGGCAACGCGCACTGATCGAGGCCAGTCGTTGTCACTTCTGCTACGACGCGCCCTGCATCCAGGCCTGCCCGACGGCGATCGACATCCCGGGCTTCATCCGCGCCATCAGCACCGACAATCTCGTCGGTGCGGCGAGCAAGATCCTCGACGCCAACATTTTCGGTGGCCAGTGCGCGCGTGTCTGCCCGACCGAGATCCTGTGCGAAGGCGAATGCGTGCGCAATGATCCGGAAGACAAGCCGGTCGAGATCGGCGCGCTTCAGCGGTACGCGACCGACTGGGTGTTCGAGCAGGACGTGCAGCTGTTCACGCGCGCCGAACGCACCGGCAAGCGCATCGCCGTGGTGGGCGCGGGTCCGGCCGGGCTGGCTTGCGCGCATGCGCTGGCACTGCGCGGGCACGAGGTCGAAGTATTCGAGGCGCGCCCGAAGCCGGGGGGTCTCAACGAATACGGGATCGCGGCCTACAAGGTCGTCGATTTCTCGCAGCGTGAAGTCGAGTGGTTGCTGTCGATCGGCGGCATCCGCGTGCAATACGGCAAGGCGCTCGGGCGCGACCTGCAATTGTCGCAACTGCGCCGCGAATACGATGCCGTCTTCCTCGGGCTTGGCCTTGCCGGCGTGAACGCGCTCGGCATCGCCGATGAATCGCTGCCCGGCGTGCGTGATGCGGTCGACTTCATCGCCGAACTGCGTCAGGTCGCGGACAAGGCGGCGTTGCCGGTCGGGCGACGCGTGGTGGTGATCGGAGGCGGCAACACCGCGATCGACGCGGCCGTGCAGAGCAAGCGGCTCGGCGCCGAACGCGTGACCCTGGTCTATCGCCGTGGCGCCGACGCGATGAGCGCGACCGACCACGAACAGGCGTTCGCGCAGTCCGAAGGCGTGCACGTGATTCATTACGCGCAGCCGACCGAACTGATCGAACGCCATGGCGTGGTCGCCGGCATCCGCTTCGAACACACGCGCATCGACGCCGGAAAGCTGATCGGTTGCGGCGAATTCTTCGACCTCGATGCCGATGTCGTGCTCAAGGCGATCGGACAGGTGATGCGCAGCGACGGACTGTCCGAAGCAGGCGTCGAACTGTTGCGCCTGCACAAGGGCCGCATCGCCGTCGACGCGAACTTCGCGACCAGTCTCGCCGGCGTCTATGCCGGTGGCGACTGCGTCGGCGGCAAGACCGATCTCACCGTGCAATCGGTGGCGGATGGCAAGCATGCCGCCGCCGCGATCCATGCCCATCTGACCCAGGCCTGA
- a CDS encoding diguanylate cyclase, whose amino-acid sequence MHRLRRGALVGLLLAASGTAALARSASAEPAESIRALIVEAEAAGTRDLTAAAEMARQAYDRAEAIADRGLMVYAQLTWADALLKARKLDEGDALLKRIEASLAHGTDPATEARVVVLRARWLRDLNRIDDAEAAFERATALAERAKDEGLVAIVLNSHAAMLWRQGHPERAMPMLEQALTTNQRLGREGEAVKNLSYLSLIARDRGDYDLSLKLNRDILDISQRRDDARGVAVAANTIGLLLVHQDELRASLDYFERAAEAYRRVGDPSGEGPALANVGTTLVKLGDLDAARPPLDQALSLSQHTDDPTAEVIARSGLAELALRKHDMAEAEAQSLGSLAASKRQPAASPNVSALRVLAAVRRSQQRTEESVTLGREALAYARRQGRLRDLRDTLQELAGDLSATGRHAEAYQMQLEATGIIGAMRDAEVRREAARIESEFEAHRQEAELSAQKMRIGALEQQASQQRSIRLLLAVALVSVALLVLALLSRMLMKRRGEHLLRAQHAEIERANRELAEAADTDVLTRARNRRYFHLQLMPMLLQRAANAESFSLMLIDADRFKSINDNHGHDVGDQALIAIAQAWRSVLGATDTLVRWGGEEFLIVSQSDELATASLIQRGLAATRDTRVDALPTLQLSVSVGWVAGPWRDAEVSTLLQIADRAMLLAKREGRDRAIGVHHESPLRLDSGVIPEDLTMVPGVVLRRMQ is encoded by the coding sequence ATGCACCGGTTGCGACGTGGCGCACTGGTCGGCCTGCTGCTGGCGGCGTCGGGTACTGCGGCCCTGGCACGCTCGGCATCCGCCGAGCCGGCCGAGTCGATCCGCGCGCTGATCGTCGAAGCCGAAGCCGCCGGAACACGCGACCTGACTGCCGCTGCGGAGATGGCCAGGCAGGCCTACGACCGCGCCGAAGCCATCGCCGATCGTGGTCTCATGGTGTACGCCCAGTTGACCTGGGCGGACGCGCTGCTGAAGGCGCGCAAGCTCGACGAGGGCGACGCGCTGCTGAAGAGGATCGAAGCGAGTCTCGCGCATGGCACCGACCCGGCCACCGAAGCCCGCGTGGTCGTGCTGCGCGCGCGCTGGTTGCGCGACCTGAACCGGATCGACGACGCCGAGGCGGCCTTCGAGCGCGCGACGGCATTGGCCGAACGTGCCAAGGACGAAGGGCTGGTCGCGATCGTGCTGAACAGCCACGCCGCGATGTTGTGGCGGCAAGGCCATCCCGAGCGCGCGATGCCGATGCTGGAACAGGCGCTGACGACCAACCAGCGCCTCGGTCGCGAGGGCGAAGCAGTCAAGAACCTGTCGTACCTGTCCTTGATCGCGCGTGACCGCGGCGACTACGACCTGTCGCTGAAATTGAATCGCGACATCCTCGATATCAGCCAACGTCGCGACGATGCGCGGGGCGTGGCGGTGGCCGCGAACACGATCGGCCTGCTGCTGGTGCATCAGGATGAATTGCGCGCCTCGCTCGACTATTTCGAACGCGCGGCCGAGGCCTATCGTCGCGTCGGCGACCCCTCCGGCGAAGGCCCGGCGCTGGCCAATGTCGGCACTACCCTGGTGAAACTGGGCGATCTCGACGCCGCGCGTCCGCCGCTCGATCAGGCGCTGTCGCTGAGCCAGCACACCGACGACCCGACGGCGGAAGTGATCGCGCGCAGCGGTCTGGCAGAACTTGCGCTGCGCAAGCACGACATGGCCGAAGCCGAGGCGCAGTCGCTGGGCTCGCTGGCGGCGTCCAAGCGGCAACCTGCGGCATCGCCGAATGTCTCGGCGCTGCGCGTGCTCGCCGCGGTCCGACGTTCGCAGCAGCGCACGGAGGAATCCGTGACCCTCGGTCGCGAGGCTTTGGCATATGCACGTCGCCAAGGCCGTCTGCGTGACCTGCGCGACACCCTGCAGGAATTGGCCGGCGACCTGTCGGCGACCGGACGCCATGCCGAGGCCTACCAGATGCAACTGGAAGCGACCGGCATCATCGGTGCGATGCGCGATGCCGAAGTGCGCCGCGAAGCCGCGCGTATCGAGAGCGAGTTCGAAGCGCATCGCCAGGAAGCCGAATTGAGCGCGCAGAAAATGCGCATCGGCGCGCTGGAACAGCAGGCTTCGCAGCAACGCTCGATTCGGCTGTTGCTCGCGGTGGCGCTGGTGAGCGTGGCCTTGCTGGTGCTTGCCTTGCTCAGCCGGATGCTGATGAAGCGTCGTGGTGAACATCTGCTGCGGGCCCAACACGCCGAGATCGAGCGGGCCAACCGCGAGCTCGCCGAAGCCGCCGACACCGACGTGCTGACGCGCGCCCGCAATCGCCGATACTTTCATCTGCAGTTGATGCCGATGCTGCTGCAGCGCGCCGCGAATGCCGAATCGTTTTCACTGATGTTGATCGATGCCGACCGTTTCAAGTCGATCAACGACAATCACGGTCACGACGTCGGTGACCAAGCACTGATCGCGATTGCGCAAGCCTGGCGCTCGGTGCTCGGCGCGACGGACACACTGGTGCGCTGGGGCGGCGAGGAATTCCTGATCGTCAGCCAGAGCGATGAGTTGGCGACGGCATCGCTGATCCAGCGCGGCCTCGCAGCGACCCGCGACACCCGAGTCGATGCACTGCCGACCTTGCAGCTGTCGGTGTCGGTCGGCTGGGTCGCGGGGCCCTGGCGGGACGCCGAGGTCTCGACCCTGCTGCAGATCGCCGACCGCGCCATGTTGCTCGCCAAGCGCGAAGGCCGCGATCGTGCCATCGGCGTGCATCATGAATCGCCCTTGCGACTCGACAGCGGCGTCATTCCCGAAGACTTGACGATGGTGCCGGGCGTTGTGCTGCGGCGCATGCAGTAG